From Daucus carota subsp. sativus chromosome 6, DH1 v3.0, whole genome shotgun sequence, the proteins below share one genomic window:
- the LOC108226948 gene encoding glutamate synthase [NADH], amyloplastic isoform X2: MNDLLSSSTSLIYEFGCGIDSLGELVHSRFSTNTFPSWDRAQPMRVLGHNGEINTLRGNVNWMKAREGLLKCRDLQLSKNEMKKLLPIVDASSSDSGSFDGVLELLIRAGRSLPEAIMMMIPEAWQNDKNMDPERKDLYEYFSALMEPWDGPALISFTDGRYLGATLDRNGLRPGRFYVTHSGRVIMASEVGVVDIPPEDVSRKGRLNPGMMLLVDFEKHVVVDDEALKQQYSKARPYGKWLERQKITLKNIVESVRESDRVCPPIAGVMQASNNDDNMENMGLRGLLAPLKAFGYTIESIEMLLLPMAKDGVEALGSMGNDAPLAVMSNREKLIFEYFKQMFAQVTNPPIDPIREKIVTSMECMVGPEGDLTETTEEQCHRLSLKGPLLSIDEMQAIKKMNYRGWRSKVLDITYSKERGGNGLEETLDRICLEAHNAIKEGYTTLVLSDRAFSPNRVAVSSLLAVGAVHQHLVKKLERTRVALIVESAEPREVHHFCTLVGFGADGICPYLAVEAIWRLQVDGKIPPKSSGEFHSKEELIKKYYRASQYGMMKVLAKMGISTLASYKGAQIFEAVGLSSDVMDRCFAGTPSRVEGATFEALAHDALHLHDIAFPSRALPPTSAEAVALPNPGDYHWRKGGEIHLNDPLAISKLQEAARGNSVAAYKEYSKRIQELNKSCNLRGLLKFKEAAVQIPLEEVEPASEIVKRFCTGAMSYGSISLEAHTTLAMAMNKIGGKSNTGEGGENPSRMEPLSDGSMNPKRSAIKQVASGRFGVSSYYLTNADELQIKMAQGAKPGEGGELPGHKVIGDIAITRNSTAGVGLISPPPHHDIYSIEDLAQLIYDLKNANPAARVSVKLVSEAGVGVIASGVVKGHADHILISGHDGGTGASRWTGIKSAGLPWELGLAETHQTLVANDLRGRTVLQTDGQLKTGRDVAMAALLGAEEFGFSTAPLITLGCIMMRKCHKNTCPVGIATQDPVLREKFAGEPEHVINFFFMIAEELREIMSQLGLRTINEMVGRSDLLEMDKDLIKDNEKLKTIDLSLLLKPAAEIRPEAAQYCVEKQDHGLDMALDQKLISLSAPALSKGLPVYMETPICNTNRAVGTMLSHEVTKRYHNIGLPADTIHVKLNGSAGQSLGAFLCSGIMLELEGDSNDYVGKGLSGGKIVVYPPKGSNFDPKENIIIGNVALYGATNGEAYFNGMAAERFCVRNSGAKAVVEGVGDHGCEYMTGGTVVVLGKTGRNFAAGMSGGIAYVFDEDSKFRSRCNAELVDLDNVEEEDDITTLRMMIQQHQRHTGSQLAKDVLSNFDKLLPSFVKVFPRDYKRILASLRKEEIAKRAAEKAAKEAEEQEEAELVEKDAFEELKKLAAANTMNEKASEEVKAKVSDRPSEVADAVKHRGFVAYERAGVSYRDPLVRMGDWKEVMEETKPGPLVKTQSARCMDCGTPFCHQENSGCPLGNKIPEFNELVYQNRWREALNRLLETNNFPEFTGRVCPAPCEGSCVLGIIENPVSIKSIECSIIDKAFEEGWMLPRPPLTRTGKKVAIVGSGPSGLAAADQLNRMGHSVTVFERSDRVGGLMMYGVPNMKTDKIDVVQRRVDLMEKEGVTFVVNASVGKDPSYSLDRLREENDAIILAVGATKPRDLPVPGRELSGVHFAMEFLHANTKSLLDSNLEDGNYISAKGKKVVVIGGGDTGTDCIGTSIRHGCNNIVNLELLPEPPRTRAPGNPWPQWPRIFRVDYGHQEAATKFGKDPRSYEVLTKRFIGDENGLVKGLEIVRVQWEKDASGRFQFKEVEGSEEIIGADLVLLAMGFLGPESTIADKLELERDNRSNFKAEYGRFSTNVDGVFAAGDCRRGQSLVVWAISEGRQAASEVDKYLLREENNVDSDRLDNTTNRQQDSNKQTVMTK; the protein is encoded by the exons ATGAATGATCTCTTAAGTTCTTCCACTTccttgatatatgaatttggatgcGGGATTGATTCTTTGGGTGAGTTG GTTCATTCACGGTTTTCGACGAATACATTCCCGAGCTGGGATCGTGCTCAACCTATGCGTGTTTTGGGACATAATGGAGAAATTAACACGCTTCGGGGAAATGTCAACTG GATGAAGGCCCGGGAAGGTCTCCTTAAGTGCAGGGACCTTCAGTTGTCAAAGAACGAGATGAAGAAGCTTCTACCAATCGTAGATGCAAGCTCTTCTGATTCAG GGTCTTTTGATGGTGTCCTTGAGCTTTTAATACGAGCTGGAAGAAGTCTCCCAGAAGCtataatgatgatgatccctGAAGCTTGGCAGAATGACAAAAATATGGATCCTGAAAGGAAGGATTTGTATGAATATTTTTCAGCCCTAATGGAACCATGGGATGGTCCAGCTCTAATATCAT TTACTGATGGTCGCTATCTCGGAGCTACATTAGACCGAAATGGATTGCGTCCGGGCCGCTTTTATGTCACTCACAGCGGACGAGTCATAATGGCGAGTGAAGTTGGGGTCGTTGATATCCCACCAGAGGATGTATCTAGGAAAGGAAGACTGAATCCTGGAATGATGCTTCTTGTGGATTTTGAGAAGCATGTTGTTGTAGATGATGAAGCTTTGAAGCAGCAGTACTCAAAGGCACGACCATATGGAAAGTGGCTTGAAAGACAAAAGATTACACTTAAGAATATTGTTGAATCGGTTCGTGAGTCTGACAGGGTGTGTCCTCCTATAGCAGGAGTCATGCAA GCATCAAATAACGATGACAACATGGAAAACATGGGTCTGCGTGGCTTACTGGCTCCCCTAAAGGCTTTTGG TTATACTATTGAATCTATAGAGATGCTGCTGCTACCAATGGCCAAAGATGGTGTCGAGGCTCTTGGCTCGATGGGGAACGATGCTCCCTTGGCCGTGATGTCAAACAGGGAGAAACTCATTTTTGAGTATTTTAAACAAATGTTTGCTCAGGTTACGAATCCTCCAATTGATCCTATACGGGAGAAGATAGTTACTTCTATGGAGTGCATGGTTGGTCCAGAAGGGGATCTCACAGAGACCACCGAGGAACAATGCCACCGTCTATCATTGAAAGGCCCCCTTCTATCCATCGATGAAATGCAAGCAATTAAGAAAATGAACTACAGAGGCTGGCGTAGCAAAGTTTTAGATATAACCTATTCAAAGGAACGGGGCGGAAATGGATTGGAGGAGACACTAGATAGGATATGTTTGGAAGCACATAATGCAATTAAGGAGGGTTATACTACTTTGGTGCTTTCTGATCGAG CATTTTCACCAAACCGAGTTgctgttagctcactcttggcTGTCGGTGCTGTCCATCAACATTTAGTCAAGAAACTTGAGCGTACTCGTGTAGCATTGATTGTGGAATCTGCTGAACCCCGTGAAGTGCACCATTTCTGTACACTGGTAGGATTTGGTGCAGATGGTATCTGCCCATATTTGGCTGTAGAGGCCATTTGGAGACTTCAGGTTGATGGTAAGATCCCACCCAAATCTAGTGGTGAATTCCACTCAAAGGAAGAGCTAATCAAAAAGTATTATAGAGCAAGTCAATATGGAATGATGAAGGTTCTTGCTAAAATGGGTATATCGACGCTGGCCTCATACAAGGGTGCTCAAATTTTCGAGGCTGTTGGTCTTTCATCAGACGTGATGGATAGGTGCTTTGCAGGAACTCCAAGTAGAGTAGAAGGTGCAACATTTGAGGCTCTTGCTCACGATGCACTTCATTTGCATGATATTGCATTTCCATCACGAGCATTACCTCCCACAAGTGCTGAAGCTGTGGCACTGCCAAATCCGGGCGATTATCACTGGAGAAAAGGTGGTGAGATTCATCTGAACGATCCTCTTGCCATATCAAAGCTGCAAGAGGCAGCCAGGGGAAATAGTGTGGCTGCCTACAAAGAGTACTCCAAGCGCATACAGGAACTGAATAAATCCTGTAATCTGCGGGGACTTCTAAAATTCAAAGAAGCGGCTGTGCAAATTCCTTTAGAGGAAGTAGAGCCAGCTAGTGAAATTGTGAAGAGGTTCTGTACGGGAGCCATGAGTTATGGGTCCATTTCACTGGAGGCTCACACCACCCTTGCTATGGCAATGAATAAGATCGGAGGAAAGTCGAACACAG GTGAGGGCGGTGAAAACCCATCCCGTATGGAGCCACTTTCAGATGGTTCGATGAATCCTAAGAGGAGTGCAATCAAGCAGGTAGCAAGTGGGAGGTTTGGTGTTTCCAGTTATTACCTAACTAATGCTGATGAGCTTCAGATAAAAATGGCTCAG GGAGCAAAGCCTGGTGAAGGAGGGGAACTTCCTGGCCATAAGGTTATTGGGGATATTGCAATCACTCGAAATTCTACTGCTGGGGTGGGATTAATAAGCCCTCCTCCTCATCATGACATCTATTCTATCGAAGATCTTGCTCAACTGATTTATGATTTGAAG AATGCTAATCCAGCGGCAAGAGTTAGTGTGAAATTGGTTTCTGAAGCTGGTGTTGGAGTAATTGCTAGTGGTGTTGTAAAGGGGCATGCTGACCATATTTTAATTTCCGGACACGATGGAGGTACAGGGGCCTCTCGGTGGACTGGTATTAAGAGTGCTGGGCTTCCATGGGAACTTGGTCTTGCGGAGACCCATCAAACTCTTGTTGCTAATGATCTCCGTGGCCGAACAGTTCTCCAGACTGACGGCCAACTTAAAACTGGAAGAGATGTTGCCATGGCTGCACTTCTTGGCGCAGAGGAATTTGGTTTCAGCACAGCTCCTCTCATAACTCTTGGTTGCATTATGATGCGGAAGTGCCACAAAAACACTTGCCCAGTTGGCATTGCAACTCAAGATCCAGTTCTTAGAGAAAAATTTGCTGGAGAACCTGAACATGTCATTAATTTCTTCTTCATGATTGCTGAAGAATTAAGGGAAATTATGTCTCAGCTTGGATTAAGAACCATCAATGAGATGGTTGGTCGATCAGACTTGCTAGAAATGGATAAAGATCTGATCAAGGATAATGAGAAGCTTAAGACTATCGATCTCTCTCTATTACTTAAACCGGCTGCTGAGATTCGTCCGGAAGCAGCACAGTATTGTGTAGAGAAGCAAGACCATGGCCTAGACATGGCTTTGGACCAGAAACTGATATCATTGTCTGCACCAGCCTTGTCAAAAGGTCTTCCTGTGTATATGGAGACCCCTATCTGCAATACAAATCGGGCGGTTGGAACAATGTTAAGTCACGAAGTGACAAAGCGCTACCACAATATAGGCCTTCCTGCAGATACTATTCACGTTAAACTTAATGGAAGTGCGGGGCAGAGCCTTGGAGCTTTTCTGTGCTCTGGAATCATGCTGGAGCTTGAAGGTGACAGCAATGACTATGTTGGAAAGGGATTGTCTGGTGGCAAGATTGTTGTGTACCCTCCCAAAGGAAGCAACTTTGACCCAAAAGAAAACATCATAATAGGAAATGTGGCTCTTTATGGTGCAACAAATGGAGAAGCTTACTTTAATGGGATGGCTGCTGAAAGATTCTGTGTACGTAATTCAGGTGCTAAAGCAGTTGTAGAAGGTGTTGGTGATCATGGTTGCGAGTATATGACTGGAGGGACTGTTGTTGTGCTTGGGAAAACTGGGCGCAATTTTGCAGCTGGCATGAGTGGTGGTATAGCTTATGTTTTCGATGAGGATTCCAAGTTCCGTTCTAGATGCAATGCTGAGCTTGTTGATCTGGATAATGTTGAAGAAGAGGATGACATCACAACTCTTAGGATGATGATACAGCAACATCAGCGGCACACAGGCAGCCAGCTAGCCAAAGACGTGCTTTCGAACTTTGATAAACTCTTGCCTTCATTTGTTAAGGTCTTTCCAAGGGATTACAAACGAATACTAGCAAGCCTTAGGAAGGAGGAAATTGCAAAAAGGGCTGCAGAAAAGGCTGCTAAAGAAGCTGAAGAGCAAGAAGAAGCAGAGTTAGTTGAAAAAGATGCTTTTGAAGAGCTAAAGAAATTGGCAGCTGCTAATACCATGAATGAGAAAGCTAGTGAG GAAGTGAAGGCTAAAGTATCAGACAGACCATCTGAGGTAGCTGATGCTGTCAAGCATAGAGGTTTTGTTGCATATGAGCGTGCAGGAGTTTCATATAGGGATCCCCTTGTTCGGATGGGTGACTGGAAAGAAGTTATGGAAGAGACAAAGCCTGGACCGCTTGTAAAGACACAGTCTGCTCGCTGTATGGACTGTGGCACTCCTTTTTGTCATCAA GAGAATTCTGGATGTCCTCTTGGAAATAAAATACCTGAATTCAACGAGTTGGTGTACCAAAATAGGTGGCGTGAAGCACTCAATCGGCTTCTGGAGACCAATAATTTTCCAGAGTTTACTGGCCGAGTATGCCCAGCACCGTGTGAGGGTTCTTGTGTGCTTGGTATTATTGAAAATCCAGTTTCTATTAAGAGCATTGAGTGTTCGATCATCGACAAAGCCTTTGAGGAAGGTTGGATGCTGCCCCGACCTCCACTAACGAGAACAGG GAAAAAAGTTGCCATTGTTGGGAGTGGACCTTCTGGTTTGGCAGCTGCTGATCAGCTAAATAGAATGGGTCATTCTGTGACAGTCTTTGAGCGGTCCGATCGAGTTGGGGGCCTGATGATGTATGGAGTCCCAAATATGAAAACGGATAAAATTGATGTTGTTCAAAGGCGGGTTGACCTTATGGAGAAAGAAGGAGTGACATTTGTTGTCAATGCCAGTGTTGGCAAAGATCCGTCCTATTCCCTGGATCGACTTCGTGAGGAGAATGATGCAATAATTTTGGCCGTAGGAGCTACAAAGCCAAG GGACCTTCCTGTTCCTGGAAGGGAGTTGTCAGGAGTCCATTTTGCGATGGAGTTTCTTCATGCCAATACGAAGAGCTTGCTTGATAGCAATCTTGAGGATGGTAACTACATATCAGCCAAAGGAAAGAAAGTTGTTGTAATTGGTGGAGGTGACACAGGAACAGATTGCATAGGGACCTCTATTAGACACGGTTGCAATAACATTGTTAATTTGGAGCTTCTTCCTGAGCCACCTAGAACAAGAGCACCGGGTAACCCCTGGCCACAG TGGCCTCGTATATTCCGTGTTGATTATGGGCACCAAGAAGCTGCTACCAAGTTTGGAAAAGACCCCAGGTCCTATGAGGTATTGACTAAGCGGTTCATTGGAGATGAAAATGGTCTTGTGAAAGGACTAGAAATAGTGCGCGTACAATGGGAGAAGGATGCCAGTGGAAGGTTTCAGTTTAAGGAAGTTGAGGGTTCGGAGGAGATCATCGGGGCTGATTTAGTCCTCCTAGCCATGGGTTTTCTAGGGCCCGAGTCG ACTATAGCGGACAAACTGGAGTTGGAACGAGATAATAGATCAAACTTCAAAGCTGAATATGGCCGTTTCTCAACCAATGTAGATGGCGTGTTTGCTGCTGGTGATTGTCGACGTGGTCAATCATTGGTGGTATGGGCCATTTCAGAAGGCCGACAAGCTGCTTCTGAAGTCGACAAGTACCTTCTTAGAGAGGAAAACAATGTCGATTCAGATCGACTAGATAATACCACCAATAGGCAGCAAGATAGCAACAAGCAGACAGTAATGACAAAGTAA